From the Temnothorax longispinosus isolate EJ_2023e chromosome 6, Tlon_JGU_v1, whole genome shotgun sequence genome, one window contains:
- the LOC139814075 gene encoding juvenile hormone acid O-methyltransferase-like → MKYISKVLLRYHRTTLHIKTTVLKWGQSKMGSPKGYMTSDEARKCYILSILDEFSENLKDVRGKCMDVGCGPGDITKDFLLPSLGSNAQIIGTDISESLIKYANKTFNAENRLYFEVLDIQTKNLPEKYISEFNHIFSLHTLQWCNDIRQAFKNIYQMLRPNGTILLYIVQYQDVFEVLRILEQDIRFAQYIPDTMKNIFPFYDSNNPRKDLKELLQSVGFTIHHCSLREASYSEEKSRQFLNLIISLLTFLEDMPQDLVKEYKNTLTCEFLKRKINYKSIYNNQELTLDKYKMLLVYAQKV, encoded by the exons ATGAAGTATATAAGTAAAGTATTGCTCAGATATCACCGCACCACATTGCACATTAAAACGACAGTGCTGAAGTGGGGACAGTCAAAGATGGGAAGTCCAAAAGGCTACATGACATCTGACGAAGCACGAAAGTGTTATATATTGTCTATACTCGATGAGTTTAGTGAAAATTTGAAGGATGtacgtggaaaatgtatgGACGTTGGTTGTGGTCCTGGAGATATAACAAAAGACTTTTTGTTACCAAGTCTTGGCTCAAATGCACAAATAATTG GTACGGATATTTCGGAGAGCTTGATCAAATATGcgaataaaacatttaacgcCGAAAACCGGCTCTACTTCGAAGTATTGGATATTCAAACTAAAAATCTGcctgagaaatatatttctgaatttaatcatatattttcctTGCACACTTTGCAATGGTGCAATGACATTCG aCAAgcctttaaaaatatatatcaaatgcTACGACCCAATGGAACTATACTTTTGTATATAGTACAATATCAGGATGTGTTTGAAGTTCTCAGAATTTTGGAGCAGGACATCCGCTTTGCACAATATATAccg gATAcgatgaaaaacatttttccattttatgaTTCAAATAATCCTCGCAAAGACTTAAAAGAATTACTTCAAAGTGTCGGATTTACAATTCACCATTGCAGTCTTCGGGAGGCGAGCTATTCTGAAGAAAAATCGAGACAGTTTTTGA actTGATAATATCCCTCTTAACATTTCTTGAAGACATGCCACAAGATCTGGTAAAAGAATACAAGAATACACTTACATGtgaatttctaaaaagaaaaattaactataaatcaatatataataatcaggAACTTacattagataaatataaaatgttattagtTTATGCACAAAAAGTATAG